One Leptospira noumeaensis DNA window includes the following coding sequences:
- a CDS encoding ExbD/TolR family protein, protein MKLRKSTSNSTIDISSLIDVLFILLIFLMLAVRFTETTSTLQLDLPKTKTESIGEESPKFKIQINHSGIIYIDGKETKVETLTNVIPKNEDGKSRVVLEVDQKVEFGVFVLVTDLLKSKGYQKIDIVTQKD, encoded by the coding sequence ATGAAACTACGTAAGTCCACTTCTAATTCTACCATTGACATTAGTAGTTTAATCGATGTACTTTTTATTCTTCTCATCTTTTTGATGTTAGCCGTCAGGTTTACGGAAACAACTTCTACTTTACAGCTCGACCTACCCAAAACTAAAACGGAATCCATTGGAGAGGAATCACCAAAATTCAAAATCCAAATAAATCATTCAGGAATTATTTATATAGATGGAAAGGAAACGAAAGTAGAAACTTTAACAAACGTAATTCCAAAAAATGAAGATGGGAAGTCTAGAGTTGTTTTAGAAGTGGACCAAAAGGTGGAATTTGGAGTTTTTGTTTTGGTAACAGATTTATTAAAATCAAAAGGGTATCAAAAAATTGATATTGTCACTCAAAAGGATTAG
- a CDS encoding adenylate/guanylate cyclase domain-containing protein gives MIRTGLTLVWKILSEGIRAKLAWFTGTLIALTILLLSIITVRQQTAILSESYEKQAAVSKNFIASLVMEIENISQNLIRIEEFKSRIERQRVELKKYRTAKVVTQKKTVSVFGFQTNLFGSLGTSKVVKKVDSFFSVYLTKDDVDVLEKEIRQQLREASNRNISEREWNTLVHLASSYVRNEEKYLEAQKQTPPEDPEEKTKWDTNVKNLKKEIRNHKSQLDLFIAKFYADSKKRKLEELGLDTQLFRIQTFPLSAMIQGETSLASFDTQIIDNTSPLAKIDQFDQMEESLVESFQRLSDDISSLDENEKQYVYEWQDREIQALHSPLFRHQNSTKRAFNLSSVKSSLGDYREVIKEDFRITNELNLLIPKLRERIQTLKNAKPPIPPAKDKLFTSFYKSYNELIDERDKIFDEVTTNYPIAAENWEKIEALRSLRDVTLEDWILMKFKTDPTEYERYYQDPDARETQRNRWRAIRKWISSAEQETPTKELKKLFPDGSFGHSRSESEEIMWKLDGTHLLESENVPNLVLRDNFSGLIRTLVDRTDGIRAIKDNRNQIVFTAITICLVAIVFAIFISGVVVQKIRKIIRSAEDVGQGNLHVHFDDGGNDEFGNLTVALNQMVSGLKDREKMRGVLGSMVDPVVVGEALKDLEKLKQGSEKVITAFFSDIAGFSAISEKLNSKELANLLNEYLSAMTIILKHHDGVLDKYIGDAIVGVFNAPLDVENHCLKAVSASVEMRDKLEVLKKEWKEENKYIPEAHTMKFRIGLNMGYAKVGFMGTDALASYTMMGDTVNLAARLEAAGKDYGVCILVSEFVQDEIKDHFFTRKLDIVRVKGKTKPVTLYEVRAKKGEETEEDHQFVEAYESALFSYLNRKFEEAGKKFYTLLTTNGDEACKLLWERCQYYLETPPDPDWDGAFTRTKK, from the coding sequence ATGATCCGAACTGGACTTACTTTAGTCTGGAAAATTCTTTCCGAAGGAATTAGAGCCAAACTTGCTTGGTTTACAGGCACCCTAATCGCCTTAACCATCCTCTTGCTTTCTATCATTACCGTTCGCCAACAAACGGCCATCCTATCTGAAAGTTATGAAAAACAAGCAGCCGTTTCCAAAAATTTCATCGCAAGTTTGGTTATGGAGATTGAGAATATATCGCAAAACTTAATCCGAATTGAAGAATTTAAATCAAGGATCGAAAGGCAACGTGTTGAACTAAAAAAATATAGAACTGCCAAAGTAGTCACACAGAAAAAAACTGTTTCTGTTTTTGGATTCCAAACCAATTTATTCGGATCTCTAGGAACATCCAAAGTAGTAAAAAAAGTAGATTCGTTTTTTTCCGTTTATCTCACAAAAGATGATGTAGATGTATTAGAAAAAGAAATTCGCCAACAACTCCGGGAAGCATCCAACCGAAATATCAGTGAAAGAGAATGGAATACACTCGTTCACCTTGCCTCTTCTTATGTTCGGAACGAAGAAAAATATTTAGAAGCCCAAAAACAAACTCCTCCGGAAGACCCAGAAGAAAAAACCAAATGGGACACCAATGTTAAAAATTTAAAAAAAGAAATTCGAAATCATAAATCACAATTGGATCTTTTCATTGCTAAGTTCTATGCGGATTCAAAAAAAAGAAAACTGGAAGAACTGGGTCTTGATACACAACTCTTCCGAATCCAAACCTTCCCCCTTTCGGCAATGATCCAAGGAGAAACCTCTCTTGCTTCCTTTGATACACAAATCATAGACAATACTTCCCCTTTAGCAAAAATTGATCAGTTTGATCAGATGGAAGAAAGTCTCGTGGAATCTTTCCAACGTCTTTCGGATGATATTTCCTCTTTAGATGAAAATGAAAAACAATACGTTTACGAATGGCAAGATAGAGAAATCCAAGCACTCCACTCTCCCCTTTTCCGCCATCAGAATTCTACAAAAAGAGCATTTAACCTAAGTAGCGTTAAATCTAGTTTAGGAGATTATAGAGAGGTCATTAAGGAAGATTTTCGGATCACAAATGAACTAAACCTACTCATCCCAAAACTACGAGAACGGATTCAAACTTTAAAAAATGCCAAACCGCCAATCCCACCGGCAAAGGACAAACTGTTCACTAGTTTTTATAAATCTTATAACGAACTCATTGATGAGAGAGATAAAATTTTTGATGAAGTAACCACAAACTATCCAATTGCGGCCGAAAACTGGGAAAAAATTGAGGCTTTACGAAGTTTGCGAGATGTAACTTTAGAAGATTGGATTTTGATGAAATTCAAAACAGATCCCACCGAATACGAACGTTATTACCAAGATCCAGATGCCAGAGAAACCCAAAGAAATCGTTGGCGGGCCATTCGTAAATGGATAAGTTCTGCCGAACAAGAAACTCCTACAAAAGAATTAAAAAAACTTTTCCCCGATGGAAGTTTTGGTCATTCTCGAAGCGAATCCGAAGAGATCATGTGGAAGTTAGACGGAACTCATCTTTTGGAATCAGAGAATGTTCCGAACTTAGTTTTACGTGATAACTTTTCTGGACTGATTCGTACTCTAGTCGATAGAACGGACGGGATTCGGGCGATCAAAGACAATCGAAATCAAATTGTATTTACTGCCATTACGATCTGTCTTGTGGCAATTGTATTTGCGATTTTTATCTCTGGTGTGGTGGTTCAAAAAATTCGTAAGATCATTCGGAGTGCCGAAGATGTGGGCCAAGGAAATCTCCATGTTCATTTTGATGATGGTGGTAATGATGAATTTGGAAATCTCACGGTAGCACTCAACCAGATGGTGTCGGGATTAAAAGATCGTGAAAAAATGCGCGGTGTTCTTGGAAGTATGGTGGACCCTGTGGTGGTGGGAGAAGCTCTTAAAGATTTAGAAAAACTAAAACAAGGAAGCGAAAAGGTCATCACTGCTTTTTTTTCCGATATCGCAGGTTTTAGTGCCATCTCCGAGAAATTAAATTCAAAAGAACTCGCAAATTTATTAAACGAATACCTATCAGCCATGACCATCATCCTCAAACACCATGATGGTGTTTTGGATAAATACATTGGAGATGCGATTGTCGGCGTTTTTAATGCCCCACTCGATGTAGAAAACCACTGTTTAAAAGCAGTTTCTGCAAGTGTAGAAATGCGAGATAAACTAGAAGTTTTAAAAAAAGAATGGAAAGAAGAAAATAAATACATTCCAGAAGCGCATACGATGAAGTTCCGAATAGGGCTTAATATGGGTTATGCGAAAGTGGGATTTATGGGAACCGATGCATTGGCATCATACACCATGATGGGTGATACTGTCAACTTGGCCGCAAGACTCGAAGCCGCTGGAAAAGATTATGGAGTTTGTATTTTGGTTTCTGAGTTTGTTCAGGATGAAATCAAAGATCATTTTTTCACAAGGAAACTAGACATTGTGCGAGTGAAAGGAAAAACAAAACCAGTCACTCTTTACGAAGTTCGTGCGAAAAAAGGAGAAGAAACAGAAGAAGACCATCAATTTGTGGAAGCCTATGAATCCGCCCTTTTTTCGTATTTGAACCGCAAGTTTGAGGAAGCGGGTAAAAAATTCTACACTCTTCTCACCACAAACGGTGATGAAGCCTGCAAACTCCTTTGGGAAAGATGCCAGTACTACCTCGAAACGCCACCAGATCCGGACTGGGATGGGGCCTTTACCAGGACGAAAAAGTAG
- a CDS encoding peroxiredoxin has translation MALRLGDEAPNFQAETSEGKIDFHEFLGQGWGILFSHPKDYTPVCTTELGYVAKIKPEFEKRNVKVIALSVDPVDSHKGWISDINETQGTTVNYPIIADADRKVSNLYDMIHPNASETTTVRSVFVVGPDKKVKLTLTYPASTGRNFDELLRVIDSLQLTSQFSVATPANWKDGEDTIIVPSVSDEDAKKKFPKGFKTIKPYLRYTPQPNK, from the coding sequence ATGGCACTACGTTTAGGCGACGAAGCACCGAATTTCCAAGCGGAAACCTCTGAAGGCAAAATTGACTTTCATGAATTTTTAGGACAAGGATGGGGGATTCTATTTTCTCACCCGAAAGACTACACTCCAGTTTGTACAACAGAACTCGGATATGTAGCAAAAATCAAACCAGAGTTCGAAAAACGAAATGTGAAAGTGATCGCACTTTCTGTTGACCCTGTGGACAGCCATAAAGGTTGGATCTCTGATATCAACGAAACACAAGGAACAACTGTCAATTATCCAATCATTGCAGATGCGGATCGTAAGGTATCAAATCTTTATGATATGATCCACCCGAACGCAAGTGAAACCACTACTGTTCGTTCTGTATTTGTTGTCGGACCTGACAAAAAAGTGAAGTTAACTCTTACTTACCCTGCGTCCACTGGAAGAAACTTTGACGAACTTTTACGTGTGATTGATTCTTTACAACTCACTTCTCAGTTTAGCGTTGCTACTCCTGCGAACTGGAAAGACGGCGAAGATACAATCATCGTTCCTTCTGTTTCTGATGAAGATGCTAAGAAAAAATTCCCTAAGGGATTTAAAACCATCAAACCTTATTTACGTTACACTCCACAACCGAATAAGTAA
- a CDS encoding alpha/beta hydrolase, with protein MLDNENDLESLGPLKVLRVKGDPDAPTVVLFHGYGASAFDLYPIHEVLVTDQKFNWVFPHGHLSVPLMPGYSGRAWFPIDMAALEEAIRKNDFRNFADKDPEGMDVARQAAYLMLDAIGVPWNQLILGGFSQGAMLATDLTLRKEELSKGLMILSGALVNESLWKELAPKKSVLRFFQSHGEFDPILGYANAKKLEKLLRNSGLLGEFIAFNGGHEIPAPVIQGVSRYLNSLS; from the coding sequence ATGTTAGATAATGAAAATGATTTAGAATCCCTCGGACCATTAAAGGTACTTCGAGTCAAAGGAGACCCTGACGCACCAACAGTTGTTTTGTTTCATGGTTATGGAGCAAGCGCTTTTGATTTATATCCAATTCACGAAGTTTTAGTCACGGACCAAAAATTCAATTGGGTTTTTCCACATGGGCATTTGAGTGTGCCACTGATGCCAGGTTATTCCGGTCGTGCTTGGTTCCCGATTGATATGGCAGCCTTGGAAGAAGCAATCCGCAAAAATGATTTTAGAAATTTCGCTGATAAAGATCCAGAAGGTATGGATGTTGCTAGACAAGCCGCTTATTTGATGTTAGATGCAATTGGTGTTCCTTGGAACCAACTCATTTTAGGTGGATTTTCTCAAGGTGCCATGCTTGCGACAGACCTCACTCTCCGAAAGGAAGAACTATCTAAAGGCCTTATGATTCTTTCTGGTGCTTTAGTGAATGAATCGTTATGGAAAGAATTGGCTCCCAAAAAATCAGTTTTACGATTTTTTCAATCACATGGGGAATTTGATCCTATACTTGGTTATGCGAACGCTAAAAAACTCGAAAAGTTACTTCGTAATTCAGGACTACTCGGTGAATTTATAGCTTTTAACGGTGGTCATGAAATCCCAGCTCCAGTCATCCAAGGTGTCAGTCGTTATTTGAATAGTTTATCGTAA
- a CDS encoding PAS domain-containing sensor histidine kinase, translated as MITGIVFFFAAFVFLLTTYYFYFSYKREKKLRLILFRKNLNNSEEIERTIREKEKQYQDIYDTANSIIIRWSPDFKIHSINPYAEEFFQTTKDLAEGKDVVLDLFQIPLEKSNEVKSQLWNIFHKPEQNIRQEYEVFIGESDKRTVTWSNRILKNEFGYPYEVLSIGNDITNRKIAEENLMKSYERILDLYNNAPCGYHSLDNNNIIVSINDTELDWLGYTREEVVGNFKFNDLMTESSQDKYRLITNSFPNENLTGVELEFVRKDKSTFFISLNSTSTFDKNGNFIISKSTVFDITDRKIAEDKLNDYSQKIQLQNKRLQKAVEAAIKANRSKSVFFSKITHELRTPLHAVIGFSQILDKDPNLPNHLKGYVNSLYDNGVHLLGMINDILDLAKIEAGKMTETREPFSLVQLWDTLFSMFSYRFSEKSISFELIGSENISSSFYEADLQKIRQILVNLLGNALKFTNQGSVSLEIKIESNPDQSFDTVRFIVKDSGIGIPGDQLHSIFEAFQQTEQGSSYKEGTGLGLSICQQLVEFLGGTIHVKSFVGVGSEFSFEIPLTKLQIVPDNLKEKSKLGPIHTNEIFQMNKQEESEAEIVQSFLNDSSPELKKEILRLIRIQNFGQLTGVLKEIQTEEKGKKILEQKVQNKKYKFLIDLLQNSNPFE; from the coding sequence ATGATCACCGGAATTGTTTTCTTTTTCGCTGCCTTTGTATTTTTACTGACAACATACTATTTTTATTTTTCCTACAAAAGGGAAAAAAAACTTCGGTTGATTCTTTTTAGAAAAAATCTAAACAACTCTGAAGAAATTGAACGTACCATCAGAGAAAAAGAAAAACAATACCAAGATATCTACGATACTGCAAATTCCATCATCATTCGTTGGAGTCCTGATTTTAAAATTCACTCCATCAATCCTTATGCTGAAGAATTTTTTCAAACCACAAAAGACTTAGCGGAAGGCAAAGATGTGGTATTAGATCTATTCCAAATTCCATTAGAAAAATCGAATGAAGTAAAATCTCAACTATGGAATATCTTTCATAAACCTGAACAAAACATCCGCCAAGAATACGAAGTTTTTATTGGAGAAAGTGATAAAAGGACGGTTACTTGGTCCAACCGAATTTTAAAAAATGAATTTGGGTATCCGTATGAAGTATTATCTATTGGGAACGACATCACCAATCGAAAAATTGCCGAAGAAAATTTGATGAAATCCTATGAGAGGATTTTGGATCTTTATAACAATGCTCCCTGTGGTTACCATTCACTCGACAACAATAATATCATTGTTTCCATTAACGATACAGAACTAGACTGGCTAGGTTATACCAGAGAGGAAGTTGTTGGGAATTTTAAATTTAATGATTTAATGACAGAAAGTAGCCAAGACAAATATCGACTCATCACAAATTCTTTTCCTAACGAAAATTTAACCGGTGTTGAATTAGAATTTGTCAGAAAAGACAAATCTACTTTTTTTATTAGTTTAAACTCTACTTCTACTTTCGACAAAAATGGGAATTTTATCATTAGCAAATCTACGGTTTTTGATATCACAGACCGTAAAATCGCAGAAGATAAGTTAAACGACTACTCACAAAAAATCCAATTACAAAACAAAAGACTCCAAAAAGCAGTGGAGGCTGCCATTAAGGCAAACCGTTCCAAATCTGTATTTTTCTCAAAAATCACACATGAACTACGAACTCCCCTCCATGCGGTGATTGGGTTTTCCCAAATTTTAGACAAAGACCCAAACCTGCCAAATCACTTAAAAGGATATGTCAATTCCCTTTATGATAACGGCGTACATTTACTTGGGATGATCAATGATATTCTGGATTTGGCAAAAATTGAAGCAGGTAAGATGACAGAAACGCGGGAACCATTTTCCCTAGTTCAACTTTGGGACACTTTGTTTTCTATGTTTTCTTATCGTTTTTCTGAAAAATCAATTAGTTTCGAACTCATTGGATCTGAAAATATATCTTCCTCTTTTTATGAAGCCGATTTACAAAAAATTCGCCAAATCCTTGTTAATTTACTTGGGAATGCCTTAAAGTTTACAAACCAAGGTTCCGTCAGTTTAGAGATTAAAATTGAGAGTAACCCCGACCAATCTTTTGATACAGTTCGATTCATTGTTAAAGATTCTGGAATTGGGATTCCTGGAGATCAATTACATTCTATTTTTGAGGCTTTCCAACAAACAGAACAAGGGAGTTCTTATAAAGAAGGAACAGGACTTGGTCTTTCCATTTGCCAACAGTTAGTTGAATTTTTAGGAGGAACCATCCACGTAAAAAGTTTTGTAGGAGTAGGTTCCGAATTTTCTTTTGAAATTCCATTAACAAAATTACAAATTGTTCCCGATAACCTCAAAGAAAAATCAAAATTAGGACCAATTCATACAAACGAAATCTTTCAAATGAACAAACAGGAAGAGTCCGAAGCGGAAATTGTGCAGAGTTTTTTAAATGATTCCTCACCTGAATTAAAAAAGGAAATTTTAAGACTCATTCGAATTCAAAACTTCGGACAACTAACAGGAGTTTTAAAGGAAATTCAAACAGAGGAAAAAGGGAAAAAAATCCTAGAACAAAAAGTCCAAAACAAAAAATATAAATTTTTAATCGATTTATTACAAAACTCTAATCCTTTTGAGTGA
- the dinB gene encoding DNA polymerase IV: protein MKKIIHIDMDAFYASVEQRDFPEMRGKPVVVGGSPHSRGVVCAASYEARKFGVRSAIPCFQAFKLCPEAIFTPPRFEVYKSISREIRSIFLEYTDLVEPLSLDEAYLDVTSNKLEIPLASTIAKEIRKKIFENTGLTCSAGVAQNKFLAKMASEKNKPNGLYVVLPGEEEKFLNDIPLYNFHGIGKKTYERLSQLGFTKGSDLRKAEESYLVREFGKMGAVFYRMARGVDDREVIPFRDPKSIGVETTFSHDSEDFAYLLLTLENLSKELEMRMGRKNKQGKTLTLKIKFEDFTVKQKSISSDSVFYLADNLFQQSSNLLATVWKENIEPSRKIRLLGISVTNFSTDTISKDQPSLFG from the coding sequence ATGAAAAAGATCATCCATATTGATATGGACGCATTTTATGCATCTGTGGAACAGAGAGACTTCCCAGAAATGCGCGGAAAACCAGTAGTTGTTGGTGGATCTCCGCATTCAAGGGGAGTGGTTTGTGCCGCAAGTTACGAAGCTAGAAAATTTGGAGTCCGTTCTGCCATTCCTTGTTTCCAAGCCTTTAAACTTTGTCCTGAAGCCATTTTCACTCCACCCCGATTTGAAGTTTATAAATCGATCTCACGAGAAATTCGTTCTATTTTCTTAGAGTATACAGATTTGGTGGAACCTTTGTCACTTGATGAAGCATATTTGGATGTAACTTCGAATAAATTAGAAATTCCATTAGCAAGCACTATCGCCAAAGAAATTAGAAAAAAAATCTTTGAGAACACAGGGCTCACTTGTTCTGCAGGAGTGGCTCAAAATAAATTTTTAGCAAAAATGGCCTCCGAAAAAAATAAACCTAACGGACTTTATGTGGTTCTTCCAGGTGAAGAGGAAAAATTTTTAAACGATATCCCTTTATATAACTTCCATGGAATTGGGAAAAAAACATATGAACGTTTATCCCAATTAGGATTTACTAAGGGATCGGATCTCCGAAAGGCAGAGGAGTCCTATCTTGTCAGAGAGTTTGGAAAAATGGGAGCTGTGTTTTACCGCATGGCACGGGGAGTGGATGACAGGGAGGTTATCCCTTTTCGTGATCCCAAATCCATTGGAGTGGAAACAACCTTTTCTCACGACTCAGAAGATTTTGCTTATTTACTGCTCACTTTAGAAAACTTATCCAAGGAATTAGAAATGCGGATGGGTCGTAAAAATAAACAAGGAAAAACACTGACCTTAAAAATCAAATTTGAAGATTTTACAGTAAAACAAAAATCTATTTCTTCCGATTCTGTTTTCTACTTGGCAGACAACCTTTTCCAACAATCCTCGAACCTATTGGCCACAGTATGGAAAGAAAATATCGAACCATCTCGAAAAATCCGACTTCTCGGGATTTCTGTGACCAACTTTTCTACAGATACAATCAGTAAGGACCAACCTTCACTCTTCGGTTAA
- a CDS encoding PP2C family protein-serine/threonine phosphatase, producing MQTKQAAKILVVDDNETNIEIITHILLGQGYEVAVAYDGEYALELAEALDFDLILLDILLPGLSGLDVAKQLLVMDRSKNTPILFLSALNETSDIVKGLETGAVDYITKPFQESEILARIRTHIKIKTLEKERIDLLQSIQKDLELAKSNQENLVTFQFPPSPLYQIYTSYKPMELVGGDLITYDLLPSGDLDILFGDVTGHGIAAAMVSLMAIITFKTMDKSFLSPSESLFWIHNTLTPLISTHFISAIYLRYKAEENLLSYSMAGHHNMFLLRDTNIIKLGTKGFCLMMFPDQLNTDNEDIFLKAGDRLFLFSDGMFEVPNEKEEYLGDQKFQAMIESRIHLPSEEFLESVQKEVLIFSGGKVADDMTMLLLEIK from the coding sequence GTGCAAACAAAACAAGCAGCAAAAATTTTGGTTGTTGATGATAACGAAACCAATATTGAAATTATCACTCATATTTTACTGGGCCAAGGGTATGAAGTGGCAGTTGCCTATGATGGTGAATATGCTTTAGAACTCGCAGAAGCATTAGATTTTGATTTAATTTTATTAGATATCCTATTACCGGGTCTCAGTGGACTTGACGTCGCAAAACAACTGCTTGTTATGGATAGATCCAAAAACACTCCCATACTTTTTTTATCAGCGCTCAACGAAACCAGTGATATTGTCAAAGGTTTGGAAACAGGAGCTGTGGATTATATTACCAAACCCTTTCAGGAATCAGAAATCCTTGCAAGAATCAGAACTCATATCAAAATCAAAACCTTAGAAAAAGAAAGAATAGATCTTTTGCAATCCATCCAAAAGGATTTGGAACTTGCAAAATCCAACCAAGAAAATTTAGTTACATTCCAATTTCCACCTTCGCCTCTCTATCAAATTTATACTTCTTACAAACCTATGGAACTTGTGGGTGGTGATCTGATTACCTACGATCTGTTACCTTCAGGTGATTTAGATATTTTGTTTGGAGATGTGACGGGCCATGGAATTGCAGCGGCAATGGTTTCTCTTATGGCCATCATCACTTTCAAAACGATGGACAAATCATTTTTGTCACCGAGTGAAAGTTTGTTTTGGATTCATAACACTCTCACACCACTGATTAGCACTCATTTCATTAGTGCCATTTATTTGAGATACAAAGCGGAAGAAAACTTACTTTCTTATTCTATGGCAGGACACCATAATATGTTTCTACTCCGTGATACAAACATCATCAAATTAGGGACCAAAGGTTTTTGTCTAATGATGTTTCCTGACCAACTCAATACAGATAACGAAGATATCTTTTTAAAAGCAGGTGACCGTTTGTTTTTATTTTCTGATGGGATGTTTGAAGTACCAAATGAAAAAGAAGAATATTTAGGTGATCAAAAATTTCAGGCAATGATTGAATCCAGGATTCATCTTCCTTCCGAAGAATTTTTGGAATCAGTTCAAAAGGAAGTTTTGATTTTTTCTGGTGGGAAGGTTGCCGATGACATGACAATGTTACTCTTGGAAATCAAATGA
- a CDS encoding OsmC family protein translates to MNIKLSRIESPYVLEATNESGNSIRIDASPEIGGKNSGPRPMELLIMGLAGCSSIDVLMILAKHRIEVKDYSVEVDADREKVEEANLFKNIHLKFKVAGDFKEEQVKRAIDLSLEKYCSVAKTLEKTAKITYEFELV, encoded by the coding sequence ATGAATATCAAACTGAGTCGAATTGAATCTCCTTATGTTTTAGAAGCAACCAACGAATCTGGTAATTCCATTCGTATCGATGCCTCCCCTGAAATTGGTGGAAAAAATTCTGGTCCGAGACCCATGGAACTTTTGATTATGGGACTTGCTGGATGCAGTAGCATTGATGTTCTAATGATTTTAGCTAAACATAGAATCGAAGTGAAAGACTATTCTGTAGAAGTAGATGCCGATAGAGAAAAAGTAGAAGAAGCCAATCTTTTTAAAAACATCCATTTGAAATTCAAAGTCGCTGGTGATTTTAAAGAAGAACAAGTAAAACGTGCGATTGATCTAAGTTTAGAAAAATATTGTTCTGTTGCCAAAACACTTGAAAAAACTGCAAAAATCACTTACGAATTTGAGTTAGTTTAA
- a CDS encoding MotA/TolQ/ExbB proton channel family protein — protein sequence MNWTFSIPAILIFILLFCFSLTSFYFFFRIVLGLKKLEGKQFRSEIFPKEPTETELELFFSPLERTIQWLPTLASLAMLLGLLGTVIGINSAFGAMETQGKVSLEVLAGGIKDALNTTIAGLLVAIPSLYFHRFAENKIRYISELLVKDFSNPQ from the coding sequence ATGAATTGGACATTTTCAATTCCCGCAATTTTGATTTTTATTCTTCTTTTTTGTTTTTCACTGACTTCCTTCTATTTTTTCTTTCGAATCGTTCTCGGACTTAAAAAATTAGAAGGGAAACAATTCCGGTCGGAAATTTTTCCCAAAGAACCAACAGAGACAGAATTGGAATTATTCTTTTCGCCACTGGAAAGAACCATCCAATGGCTGCCTACACTCGCATCTCTTGCCATGCTTCTCGGATTACTCGGAACTGTGATTGGAATCAATTCTGCCTTTGGCGCGATGGAAACCCAAGGGAAGGTTAGTTTGGAAGTGCTTGCTGGTGGAATCAAAGATGCACTGAACACAACCATTGCCGGATTACTCGTTGCCATCCCTTCTTTATACTTTCATCGATTTGCAGAAAACAAAATTCGTTATATATCCGAACTTTTAGTCAAAGATTTTTCGAATCCACAATGA
- a CDS encoding DUF547 domain-containing protein, whose protein sequence is MKQFFLVFLCVGLWQGASAQGFDHKHSIWDSILKKNVKNGLVSYKGIQSEEGSFKLYLESLSKVTEAQYQGFNEKEKISFLINAYNAFTVKLILDHYPIESITEIGSPFSKINLARGIPWKKEFYTLLGKSRHLDWIEHEKLRKDFNEPRIHFAIVCASIGCPNLASEAYTAVNLEKQLQSAKLGFLKNPKKNSYDKTTNTLYLSKIFNWFQTDFTKKTTLIQFLQDGFDETIKPDAKIVYNEYSWDLNELK, encoded by the coding sequence ATGAAACAGTTTTTTCTTGTTTTCCTTTGTGTTGGTTTATGGCAAGGGGCTTCTGCCCAAGGATTCGATCATAAACATAGTATTTGGGACTCGATTCTTAAAAAAAATGTAAAAAACGGACTCGTTTCTTACAAAGGGATTCAGTCGGAAGAAGGTTCCTTCAAACTATATTTAGAATCTCTTTCGAAGGTGACTGAGGCTCAATACCAAGGTTTTAACGAAAAAGAAAAAATTAGTTTTTTAATCAACGCTTACAATGCCTTCACAGTAAAACTCATTTTGGATCATTATCCAATTGAGAGTATTACGGAAATTGGATCTCCATTTTCTAAAATTAATTTAGCCCGGGGCATCCCTTGGAAAAAAGAATTTTATACACTACTTGGAAAATCCAGACATCTTGATTGGATTGAACATGAAAAGTTAAGAAAGGATTTTAATGAACCAAGAATCCATTTTGCGATTGTTTGTGCTTCGATTGGATGTCCTAACTTGGCTTCGGAAGCATACACAGCTGTTAATTTAGAAAAACAACTCCAATCCGCCAAACTCGGATTCTTAAAAAATCCAAAAAAGAATTCTTACGATAAAACAACGAACACTTTGTACTTAAGTAAAATTTTTAATTGGTTCCAAACAGATTTTACCAAAAAAACCACTCTCATTCAGTTTTTGCAAGATGGGTTTGATGAAACTATCAAACCAGATGCAAAAATTGTGTATAATGAATACAGCTGGGACTTAAACGAATTAAAATAG